The following are encoded in a window of Pseudomonas sp. JQ170C genomic DNA:
- the glnE gene encoding bifunctional [glutamate--ammonia ligase]-adenylyl-L-tyrosine phosphorylase/[glutamate--ammonia-ligase] adenylyltransferase, whose protein sequence is MSLPSLVDLPATLAPLVSRNEQSLRSAVAQQPELSLEHWTPVRWAQFARVAAASDFVLEQCLRDPAMLVELETSGELDRAFAPGELCAQIAAATQAAESEDELARNLRRQRSRQQVRIIWRDLNRQADLVQTCRDLSDLADACIDQAYHWLYPRHCQQFGTPIGHRSGLPQHMVVLGMGKLGAVELNLSSDIDLIFAFPEGGETEGVKRSLDNQEFFTRLGQRLIKALDPITVDGFVFRVDMRLRPYGSAGSLVLSFNALEQYYQDQGRDWERYAMIKARVVAGDQVAGAQLLDMLRPFVYRRYLDFSAIEALRTMKQLIQQEVRRKGMADNIKLGAGGIREVEFIAQAFQLIHGGRDLSLQQRPLLKVLATLEGQGYLPPAVITELREGYEFLRYTEHAIQAIADRQTQMLPDDDLDRARIAFMLGFADWDSFHAQLMHWRGRVDWHFRQVIADPDEDESEEGEVIVGGEWLPLWEEAQNEEAACRQLQDAGFADPGKALKQLASLRASPQLRAMQRLGRERLDAFIPRLLAQAVEHADPDLVLERVLPLVEAVARRSAYLVLLTENPGALRRLLTLCAASPWIAEQITRFPLLLDELLNEGRLFSPPQAPELAAELRERLTRIPEDDLEQQMEALRHFKLAHSLRVAASEIAGNLPLMKVSDYLTWLAEAILNQVLALAWRQTVSRHGQPKRSDGSLCDPGFIIVGYGKVGGIELGHGSDLDLVFIHDGDPQAETDGAKPIDSAQFFTRLGQRIIHLLTTQTNSGQLYDVDMRLRPSGASGLLVSSLGAFERYQQNEAWTWEHQALVRARVLAGCAQVGKAFEEVRARVLGQPQDLAKLRVEVSEMRAKMRDNLGTKLSAAGTGANAFDAGVPFDIKQDAGGIVDIEFMVQYAALAWSHDHPAILRWTDNIRILEELEEAGLMPASDAVLLREVYKAFRSAAHRQALQKQAGVIDAGQFVQERREVRRIWGELGLT, encoded by the coding sequence ATGAGCCTGCCTTCGCTGGTCGATCTGCCTGCCACCCTCGCACCGCTGGTCAGCCGCAACGAACAATCGCTGCGCAGCGCCGTGGCCCAGCAGCCAGAACTGTCACTTGAACACTGGACGCCAGTGCGCTGGGCGCAGTTTGCCCGGGTGGCGGCGGCCAGCGATTTTGTCCTTGAACAATGCCTGCGTGATCCCGCCATGCTGGTTGAGCTGGAGACGAGCGGTGAGCTGGACCGGGCTTTCGCGCCGGGTGAGCTGTGCGCGCAGATCGCCGCGGCGACCCAGGCTGCCGAAAGCGAAGACGAGCTGGCCCGCAACCTGCGCCGCCAGCGCAGCCGTCAGCAGGTGCGGATCATCTGGCGCGACCTGAACCGCCAGGCCGATCTGGTGCAGACCTGCCGTGACCTGTCGGACCTTGCCGATGCTTGCATCGACCAGGCCTACCACTGGCTTTATCCACGCCACTGCCAGCAGTTCGGCACACCCATCGGCCACCGCAGCGGCCTGCCCCAGCACATGGTGGTGCTGGGCATGGGCAAGCTTGGCGCCGTGGAGCTGAACCTGTCGTCGGACATCGACCTGATCTTCGCCTTCCCCGAGGGCGGCGAAACCGAAGGGGTCAAGCGCTCGCTGGACAACCAGGAGTTCTTCACCCGGCTCGGCCAGCGGCTGATCAAGGCCCTGGACCCGATCACCGTCGATGGCTTTGTGTTCCGTGTCGACATGCGCCTGCGCCCCTACGGCTCGGCCGGTTCCCTGGTGCTCAGCTTCAATGCACTGGAGCAGTACTACCAGGACCAGGGCCGCGACTGGGAACGCTACGCGATGATCAAGGCGCGGGTGGTGGCGGGCGACCAGGTAGCCGGTGCGCAGTTGCTGGATATGCTGCGCCCCTTCGTTTACCGGCGCTACCTGGACTTCTCGGCCATCGAAGCGCTGCGCACCATGAAGCAGCTGATCCAGCAGGAAGTGCGGCGCAAGGGCATGGCCGACAACATCAAGCTGGGGGCCGGCGGCATTCGCGAAGTCGAGTTCATCGCCCAGGCATTCCAGTTGATTCACGGTGGGCGCGACCTGAGCCTGCAGCAGCGGCCCTTGCTCAAGGTGCTCGCCACCCTGGAGGGCCAGGGCTACCTGCCGCCGGCGGTTATCACCGAGCTGCGCGAAGGCTATGAGTTCTTGCGTTACACCGAGCATGCCATCCAGGCCATTGCCGATCGCCAGACCCAGATGCTGCCGGACGACGACCTGGACCGTGCGCGCATCGCCTTCATGCTCGGTTTTGCCGACTGGGACAGCTTCCATGCCCAGCTGATGCACTGGCGCGGGCGCGTCGACTGGCACTTCCGCCAAGTCATCGCCGACCCCGATGAAGATGAAAGCGAAGAGGGTGAAGTGATTGTCGGCGGTGAGTGGCTGCCGCTCTGGGAAGAAGCCCAGAATGAAGAGGCCGCGTGCCGCCAACTGCAAGACGCCGGTTTTGCCGATCCGGGCAAGGCGCTCAAGCAATTGGCCAGCCTGCGCGCCAGCCCGCAGTTGCGTGCCATGCAGCGACTCGGGCGCGAGCGCCTGGATGCCTTTATCCCACGCCTGCTGGCCCAGGCGGTGGAACACGCCGACCCGGACCTGGTGCTGGAGCGGGTGCTGCCGCTGGTCGAAGCGGTGGCGCGGCGTTCGGCTTATCTGGTGCTGCTGACCGAGAACCCGGGGGCGCTGCGTCGTTTGCTGACCCTGTGCGCGGCAAGCCCGTGGATCGCCGAGCAGATCACCCGCTTCCCGTTGCTGCTGGACGAATTGCTCAACGAAGGTCGCCTGTTCAGCCCGCCCCAGGCGCCGGAGCTGGCGGCCGAACTGCGCGAGCGGCTCACGCGTATCCCCGAGGACGACCTCGAACAACAAATGGAGGCGCTGCGTCACTTCAAGCTGGCCCACAGCTTGCGGGTAGCCGCCTCGGAAATCGCCGGCAACCTGCCGCTGATGAAGGTCAGCGACTACCTGACCTGGCTGGCCGAAGCCATCCTCAACCAGGTGCTGGCCCTGGCCTGGCGCCAGACCGTATCCCGCCATGGCCAGCCCAAGCGCAGTGACGGCAGCCTGTGTGATCCGGGCTTCATTATTGTCGGCTACGGCAAGGTCGGCGGTATCGAGCTCGGCCATGGCTCGGACCTTGATCTGGTGTTCATCCACGACGGTGATCCGCAGGCCGAAACCGACGGTGCCAAGCCGATCGACAGCGCCCAGTTCTTCACCCGCCTGGGCCAGCGCATCATTCACTTGCTGACCACCCAGACAAACTCCGGGCAGCTCTACGACGTGGATATGCGCCTGCGTCCGTCCGGCGCGTCGGGCCTGCTGGTCAGTTCGCTGGGTGCCTTCGAGCGTTATCAGCAGAACGAGGCGTGGACCTGGGAGCATCAGGCCTTGGTGCGGGCGCGCGTGCTGGCGGGTTGCGCGCAGGTGGGCAAGGCCTTTGAAGAGGTGCGGGCACGGGTGCTGGGCCAGCCGCAAGACCTGGCCAAATTGCGTGTCGAGGTCAGCGAGATGCGCGCCAAAATGCGCGACAACCTGGGCACCAAGCTCAGCGCGGCAGGCACCGGCGCCAATGCCTTTGACGCCGGTGTGCCCTTCGATATCAAGCAGGATGCCGGTGGTATCGTCGATATCGAATTTATGGTGCAATACGCCGCTTTGGCCTGGTCTCACGACCATCCGGCGATACTGCGCTGGACCGATAACATCCGCATCCTCGAAGAGCTTGAAGAAGCCGGGTTGATGCCGGCCAGCGATGCGGTGCTGCTGCGCGAGGTGTACAAAGCGTTTCGCTCTGCGGCGCACCGTCAGGCGCTGCAGAAGCAGGCCGGTGTGATCGATGCCGGGCAGTTTGTGCAGGAGCGTCGCGAGGTGCGGCGGATCTGGGGCGAACTGGGTCTGACATGA
- the aceE gene encoding pyruvate dehydrogenase (acetyl-transferring), homodimeric type, which yields MQDLDPVETQEWLDALESVLDKEGEDRAHYLMTRMGELATRSGSQLPYAITTPYRNTIPVTHEARMPGDLFMERRIRSLVRWNALAMVMRTNLKDSDLGGHISSFASSATLYDIGFNYFFQAPTDEHGGDLIFFQGHASPGVYARAFMEGRISEDQMNNFRQEVDGQGLSSYPHPWLMPDFWQFPTVSMGLGPIQAIYQARFMKYLESRGYIPAGKQKVWCFMGDGECDEPESLGAISLAGREKLDNLIFVINCNLQRLDGPVRGNGKIIQELEGVFRGGGWNVNKVVWGRFWDPLLAKDVDGILQRRMDEVIDGEYQNYKAKDGAFVREHFFNTPELKAMVEDLSDDEIWKLNRGGHDPYKVYAAYHQAVNHKEQPTVILAKTIKGYGTGAGEAKNTAHNTKKVDVDSLRHFRDRFDIPVKDEELENLPFFKPEEGSAEARYLAERRTALGGFVPQRRAKSFSIPTPPLETLKAILDGSGDREISTTMAFVRILAQLVKDKEIGQRIVPIIPDEARTFGMEGMFRQLGIYSSVGQLYEPVDKDQVMFYREDKKGQILEEGINEAGAMSSFIAAGTSYSNHNQPMLPFYIFYSMFGFQRIGDLAWAAGDSRTRGFLIGGTAGRTTLNGEGLQHEDGHSHLLAATIPNCRTYDPTYGYELAVIIQDGMKKMTEEQQDVFYYITVMNEAYTQPAIPAGAEEGIIKGMYLLEEDTREAAHHVQLMGSGTILREVREAAKILREEFNVGADVWSVTSFNELRRDGLAVERSNRLKPGQKPQITYVEECLAGRKGPVIASTDYMKLFAEQIRQWVPSKEFKVLGTDGFGRSDSRKKLRHFFEVDRNFVVLAALEALADRGDIEPKVVAEAITKFGIDPDKRNPLDC from the coding sequence ATGCAAGACCTCGATCCCGTCGAAACCCAGGAATGGCTGGACGCCCTGGAGTCGGTTCTCGACAAAGAAGGCGAAGACCGCGCTCACTATCTGATGACCCGTATGGGCGAGCTGGCCACCCGTAGTGGCTCCCAGCTGCCGTACGCCATCACCACGCCATACCGCAACACCATCCCTGTCACCCACGAAGCACGCATGCCTGGCGACCTGTTCATGGAACGCCGCATTCGCTCGTTGGTCCGTTGGAACGCGCTGGCAATGGTAATGCGCACCAACCTGAAAGACTCGGACCTGGGCGGCCACATTTCGAGCTTCGCCTCCAGTGCCACCCTGTATGACATCGGCTTCAACTACTTCTTCCAGGCTCCGACCGACGAGCACGGCGGCGACCTGATCTTCTTCCAGGGCCACGCCTCGCCTGGCGTCTACGCCCGCGCCTTCATGGAAGGCCGCATCAGCGAAGACCAGATGAACAACTTCCGTCAGGAAGTCGATGGTCAAGGCCTGTCGTCCTACCCACACCCATGGCTGATGCCTGACTTCTGGCAGTTCCCGACCGTTTCCATGGGTCTGGGTCCGATCCAGGCGATCTACCAGGCACGCTTCATGAAGTACCTGGAAAGCCGTGGCTACATCCCTGCAGGCAAGCAGAAAGTCTGGTGCTTCATGGGCGACGGCGAGTGCGACGAGCCGGAATCCCTGGGCGCCATCTCGCTGGCTGGCCGCGAGAAGCTGGACAACCTGATCTTCGTCATCAACTGCAACCTGCAGCGCCTCGACGGCCCGGTTCGCGGCAACGGCAAGATCATCCAGGAACTCGAAGGCGTGTTCCGTGGCGGTGGCTGGAACGTCAACAAAGTGGTCTGGGGCCGTTTCTGGGACCCACTGCTGGCCAAGGACGTCGACGGTATCCTGCAGCGTCGCATGGACGAAGTCATCGACGGCGAATACCAGAACTACAAGGCCAAGGACGGCGCGTTCGTCCGTGAGCACTTCTTCAACACCCCAGAACTCAAGGCCATGGTCGAAGACCTGTCCGACGACGAAATCTGGAAGCTCAACCGTGGTGGCCACGACCCGTACAAGGTCTATGCAGCCTACCACCAGGCGGTCAACCACAAAGAGCAGCCGACCGTCATCCTGGCCAAGACCATCAAGGGCTACGGCACCGGTGCTGGCGAAGCCAAGAACACCGCGCACAACACCAAGAAGGTCGACGTCGACAGCCTGCGTCACTTCCGTGACCGCTTCGACATCCCGGTCAAGGACGAAGAGCTGGAAAACCTGCCGTTCTTCAAACCCGAAGAAGGCAGCGCCGAAGCCCGTTACCTGGCCGAGCGCCGTACAGCCCTGGGCGGTTTCGTACCTCAGCGTCGCGCCAAGAGCTTCAGCATTCCGACCCCGCCACTGGAAACCCTCAAGGCTATCCTCGACGGTTCCGGCGATCGCGAAATCTCCACCACCATGGCCTTCGTGCGGATCCTCGCGCAGCTGGTCAAGGACAAGGAAATCGGCCAGCGCATCGTTCCGATCATTCCGGACGAAGCCCGTACCTTCGGTATGGAAGGCATGTTCCGCCAGTTGGGCATCTACTCGTCCGTCGGCCAGCTCTACGAGCCAGTCGATAAAGACCAGGTGATGTTCTACCGCGAAGACAAAAAAGGTCAGATTCTCGAAGAAGGCATCAACGAAGCGGGCGCCATGTCCTCCTTCATCGCTGCCGGTACTTCGTACTCGAACCACAACCAGCCGATGCTGCCGTTCTACATCTTCTACTCGATGTTCGGCTTCCAGCGTATCGGTGACCTGGCCTGGGCCGCTGGCGACAGCCGTACCCGTGGCTTCCTGATCGGCGGTACCGCCGGCCGGACCACCCTCAACGGTGAAGGTCTGCAACACGAAGACGGTCACAGCCACCTGCTGGCCGCGACCATCCCGAACTGCCGCACCTACGATCCAACCTACGGCTACGAGCTGGCGGTGATCATCCAGGACGGCATGAAGAAGATGACCGAAGAGCAACAGGACGTCTTCTACTACATCACCGTGATGAACGAAGCCTACACCCAGCCAGCCATTCCGGCCGGCGCCGAGGAAGGCATCATCAAGGGCATGTACCTGCTCGAGGAAGACACCCGCGAAGCGGCACACCACGTACAGCTGATGGGCTCCGGCACCATCCTGCGTGAAGTGCGTGAAGCGGCGAAGATCCTGCGTGAAGAGTTCAACGTCGGCGCCGACGTCTGGAGCGTCACCAGCTTCAACGAACTGCGTCGCGACGGCCTGGCCGTAGAGCGCAGCAACCGCCTCAAGCCTGGTCAGAAGCCGCAGATCACCTACGTCGAAGAGTGCCTGGCTGGCCGTAAGGGCCCGGTCATTGCCTCCACTGACTACATGAAGCTGTTCGCCGAACAGATTCGCCAGTGGGTGCCGAGCAAAGAGTTCAAAGTCCTGGGTACCGATGGTTTCGGTCGCAGCGACAGCCGCAAGAAGCTGCGTCACTTCTTTGAAGTCGACCGTAACTTCGTCGTGCTGGCTGCACTGGAAGCCTTGGCTGACCGTGGCGATATCGAACCTAAGGTCGTGGCTGAAGCCATCACCAAGTTCGGCATCGACCCGGACAAACGCAACCCACTGGACTGCTGA
- the aceF gene encoding dihydrolipoyllysine-residue acetyltransferase — MSELIRVPDIGSGEGEIIELFVKVGDRIEADQSLLTLESDKASMEIPAPKAGVIKSLKVKLGDRLKEGDELMELEVEGAAAAPAAPAAAPAAEEKPAAAPAAAAAPAPAAAPAAATVQDIHVPDIGSSGKAKIIEVLVKVGDTVEADQSLITLESDKASMEIPSPAAGVVEAVIAKLDDEVGTGDLILKLKVAGAAPAAAPAPAAASAPAKAEAAPAAAPAPAAAPAAAPTAAPAAASGAKVHAGPAVRQLAREFGVELGAVAATGPHGRILKEDVQVYVKAMMQKAKEAPAAGATGGAGIPPIPEVDFSRFGEIEEVPMTRLMQMGATNLHRSWLNVPHVTQFDSADITELEAFRVAQKAVAEKAGVKLTVLPLLLKACAHLLKELPDFNSSLAPSGKAIIRKKYVNVGFAVDTPDGLLVPVIKNVDQKSLLQLAGEAAALAEKARTKKLSADDMQGACFTISSLGHIGGTGFTPIVNAPEVAILGVSKATIQPVWDGKAFQPKLMLPLSLSYDHRVINGAAAARFTKRLGDLLTDIRTMLL; from the coding sequence GTGAGCGAACTCATTCGCGTACCTGACATCGGCAGCGGTGAAGGTGAAATCATTGAGCTGTTCGTCAAAGTCGGCGACCGCATCGAGGCTGACCAGAGCCTGCTGACCCTGGAGTCCGACAAGGCCTCCATGGAGATCCCGGCCCCCAAGGCCGGTGTGATCAAGTCGCTGAAGGTCAAGCTGGGTGACCGCCTGAAAGAAGGCGACGAGCTGATGGAACTGGAAGTCGAGGGCGCAGCTGCTGCGCCCGCGGCTCCGGCCGCCGCACCGGCTGCCGAAGAGAAGCCTGCTGCAGCCCCGGCTGCGGCAGCTGCTCCGGCGCCGGCTGCTGCCCCTGCTGCTGCCACCGTCCAGGACATCCACGTTCCGGACATCGGCTCCTCGGGCAAGGCCAAGATCATCGAAGTCCTGGTCAAGGTCGGCGACACCGTCGAAGCTGACCAGTCGCTGATCACCCTGGAATCGGACAAAGCCTCGATGGAGATCCCGTCTCCAGCCGCAGGCGTTGTCGAAGCCGTGATCGCCAAGCTCGACGACGAAGTCGGCACCGGCGACCTGATCCTCAAGCTGAAAGTTGCAGGCGCTGCACCGGCCGCCGCTCCAGCTCCTGCTGCCGCCTCGGCGCCAGCCAAGGCTGAAGCTGCACCGGCTGCTGCTCCGGCACCGGCTGCTGCCCCTGCCGCCGCGCCAACGGCTGCCCCTGCTGCTGCCAGCGGTGCCAAGGTTCACGCCGGCCCTGCCGTGCGTCAGCTGGCCCGCGAGTTCGGCGTCGAGCTGGGCGCCGTTGCCGCCACCGGCCCGCACGGTCGCATCCTCAAGGAAGACGTGCAGGTCTACGTCAAGGCCATGATGCAGAAGGCCAAGGAAGCCCCGGCCGCCGGTGCAACCGGTGGTGCAGGCATCCCGCCGATCCCGGAAGTCGACTTCAGCCGCTTCGGCGAAATCGAAGAAGTGCCGATGACCCGCCTGATGCAGATGGGTGCTACCAACCTGCATCGCAGCTGGCTGAACGTGCCTCACGTCACCCAGTTCGACAGCGCCGACATCACCGAGCTGGAAGCTTTCCGCGTGGCCCAGAAAGCCGTTGCAGAGAAGGCCGGCGTCAAGCTGACCGTACTGCCACTGCTGCTCAAGGCCTGCGCCCACCTGCTCAAGGAACTGCCGGACTTCAACAGCTCGCTGGCACCTAGCGGCAAAGCGATCATCCGCAAGAAATACGTCAACGTCGGTTTCGCCGTAGACACCCCGGATGGCCTGCTGGTCCCTGTGATCAAGAACGTCGACCAGAAGAGCCTGCTGCAACTGGCTGGCGAAGCCGCGGCCCTGGCTGAAAAAGCCCGGACCAAAAAGCTGTCGGCTGACGACATGCAAGGCGCTTGCTTCACCATCTCCAGCCTCGGCCACATTGGCGGCACCGGCTTCACGCCGATCGTCAACGCGCCGGAAGTGGCGATCCTGGGTGTTTCCAAGGCCACCATCCAGCCTGTCTGGGACGGCAAGGCCTTCCAGCCCAAGCTGATGCTGCCGCTGTCGCTGTCCTACGATCACCGTGTGATCAACGGCGCGGCCGCTGCACGCTTCACCAAGCGTCTGGGCGACCTGCTGACCGACATCCGCACCATGCTGCTGTAA
- the msrA gene encoding peptide-methionine (S)-S-oxide reductase MsrA, which translates to MVLRSEILVNKNVLPTAEQALPGRETPMTLPEKHYVFKDTPLLGPFFENVDFAIFGLGCFWGAERRFWQREGVVSTVVGYAGGFTPNPTYEEVCSGLTGHTEVVLVVFDKDKVSYRELLAMFWELHNPTQGMRQGNDIGTQYRSVIYCTSPQQLEEALASKAAYQAELTKAGFGEITTEIDQAPTVYFAEAYHQQYLAKNPEGYCGIGGTGVCLPPSLQGN; encoded by the coding sequence ATGGTCCTGCGCTCGGAAATCCTGGTGAACAAAAACGTCCTGCCTACCGCCGAACAGGCATTGCCTGGCCGCGAAACCCCAATGACCCTGCCCGAGAAGCACTACGTGTTCAAAGACACGCCGCTGCTGGGCCCGTTCTTCGAGAACGTCGACTTTGCCATCTTCGGCCTGGGCTGCTTCTGGGGCGCCGAACGACGCTTCTGGCAGCGTGAAGGCGTGGTCAGCACCGTGGTCGGCTACGCCGGCGGCTTTACCCCCAACCCCACCTACGAAGAAGTCTGCTCGGGCCTGACCGGCCACACCGAAGTCGTGCTGGTGGTGTTCGACAAAGACAAAGTCAGCTACCGCGAACTGCTGGCCATGTTCTGGGAACTGCACAACCCGACCCAGGGCATGCGCCAGGGCAATGACATCGGCACCCAGTACCGCTCGGTGATCTACTGCACCAGCCCTCAGCAACTGGAAGAAGCCCTGGCCAGCAAGGCCGCCTACCAGGCAGAGCTGACCAAGGCCGGATTCGGTGAAATCACCACCGAGATCGACCAGGCGCCCACCGTGTACTTCGCCGAGGCCTACCACCAGCAGTACCTGGCCAAGAACCCCGAAGGCTATTGCGGCATCGGCGGTACCGGTGTGTGCCTGCCGCCCAGCCTGCAAGGCAACTGA
- a CDS encoding putative bifunctional diguanylate cyclase/phosphodiesterase: MKSQPDAASRMAAEVVTQLPVPSRLGMLRFERLNEASWALLYLDPACERQFGVAAVDLCALVGSPYASLMEPEARYKLHDDIQLQLGQRPSYLVRYTLHTAQGPLHLLELGEAYKQHNRQLLRGYLMVIDTQPGDAPDLSAADLETRNNRLQIALQLNQRAQQEQLEHLERVSAQQELILHLARHRYTASNSLLEAAELITRSACEIYSIDCASIWHLEGQRLEPISAYYRETQQYTLPEPIDVGRFPDYLDALHTSRAIDAHNASHDPRTREMAESLRPRDINAMLDASIRIDGQVVGVLCLEHTGSPRAWQSDEIAFAGELADQFAQVINNHNRRTATSALHLFQRAVEQSANAFLLVNRDGVVEYVNPSFTAITQYSTDEVHGQRLSELPALENLSELLFDAPSSLAIGNSWQGEFKSRRKNLEPYWGQLSISKVYGDNRELTHYIGIYEDITQSKLAQQRIERLAYTDNLTSLGNRPAFIRNLDERFARDSDSPISLLLVDIDNFKRINDSLGHQTGDKLLISLARRLRNSLSAGGSLARFASNEFAVLLEDTDLDIGQQVAQQLLRTLDKPMFVDNQLINVTASVGLACAPLHGRDPQTLMKNAGLALHKAKANGKHQVQVFTEALNAEASYKLFVENNLRRALTQNELDVFYQPKLCLRSGRLLGLEALLRWNHPEKGMIRPDQFISVAEETGLIIPIGKWIARQACRMSQRLCSEGLGNLQVAINLSPKQFSDPDLVASIANILKEEALPPHLLELELTEGLLLEATEDTHRQLDQLKQLGLTLAMDDFGTGYSSLSYLKKFPIDIIKIDRSFIHEIPDNQDDMEITSAVVAMAHNLKLKVVAEGIETAEQLAFLRRHRCDVGQGYLFDKPIAGSELVEKLKRYPRGPSA; the protein is encoded by the coding sequence ATGAAAAGCCAACCCGATGCCGCCAGCCGTATGGCGGCCGAGGTAGTGACGCAACTGCCAGTGCCCTCGCGGCTCGGCATGCTGCGTTTCGAGCGGCTGAACGAAGCCAGCTGGGCCCTGCTTTACCTTGATCCCGCCTGCGAGCGTCAGTTCGGCGTGGCGGCGGTCGATCTCTGCGCCCTGGTCGGCTCGCCCTACGCCAGCCTGATGGAGCCCGAGGCGCGCTACAAACTGCACGACGACATCCAGCTGCAACTGGGCCAGCGCCCCAGCTACCTGGTGCGCTACACCTTGCACACCGCGCAAGGGCCGCTGCACCTGCTGGAGCTGGGTGAAGCCTATAAACAGCACAACCGCCAGCTGCTGCGCGGCTACCTGATGGTGATCGACACCCAGCCAGGCGACGCCCCGGACCTGAGCGCCGCCGACCTTGAGACCCGCAACAACCGTTTGCAGATCGCCCTGCAGCTCAACCAGCGCGCCCAGCAGGAGCAACTGGAACACCTTGAGCGGGTAAGCGCCCAGCAGGAGCTGATCCTGCACCTGGCGCGCCACCGCTACACCGCCAGCAACTCCCTGCTCGAAGCCGCCGAGCTGATCACTCGCAGCGCCTGCGAGATCTACAGCATCGACTGCGCCAGCATCTGGCACCTCGAAGGCCAGCGCCTGGAGCCGATTTCCGCGTACTACCGCGAAACCCAGCAATACACCCTGCCCGAACCCATCGACGTAGGGCGCTTTCCCGACTACCTCGACGCCCTGCACACCAGCCGCGCCATCGACGCCCATAACGCCAGCCACGACCCGCGCACCCGCGAGATGGCCGAGAGCCTGCGCCCGCGCGATATCAACGCCATGCTCGATGCCAGCATCCGCATCGATGGCCAGGTGGTTGGCGTGCTGTGCCTGGAACACACCGGCTCGCCCCGGGCCTGGCAGTCGGACGAGATCGCCTTTGCCGGTGAGCTGGCCGACCAGTTTGCCCAGGTCATCAACAACCACAACCGCCGCACCGCCACCAGCGCCCTGCACCTGTTCCAGCGGGCGGTAGAGCAAAGCGCCAACGCCTTCCTGCTGGTCAACCGCGATGGCGTGGTCGAGTACGTCAACCCAAGCTTCACCGCCATCACCCAGTACAGCACCGACGAGGTCCACGGCCAGCGGCTCTCGGAACTGCCAGCCCTGGAGAACCTCAGCGAACTGCTGTTCGACGCACCGTCGAGCCTGGCCATCGGCAACAGCTGGCAAGGCGAATTCAAGAGCCGGCGCAAGAACCTTGAGCCCTACTGGGGCCAATTGTCGATTTCCAAGGTCTACGGCGACAACCGCGAACTGACCCACTACATCGGCATCTACGAAGACATCACCCAGAGCAAACTGGCCCAGCAGCGCATCGAGCGCCTGGCCTACACCGACAACCTCACCAGCCTTGGCAACCGCCCCGCGTTCATCCGCAACCTCGATGAGCGCTTCGCTCGTGACAGCGACAGCCCCATCAGCCTGTTGCTGGTGGACATCGACAATTTCAAGCGGATCAACGACAGCCTCGGCCACCAGACGGGCGACAAACTGCTGATCAGCCTGGCCCGCCGCCTGCGCAACAGCCTCAGCGCCGGTGGCAGCCTGGCGCGCTTTGCCAGCAACGAATTTGCCGTGTTGCTCGAAGACACCGACCTGGACATCGGCCAGCAGGTCGCCCAGCAACTGCTGCGCACCCTCGACAAACCCATGTTCGTCGACAATCAATTGATCAACGTCACCGCGTCCGTGGGCCTGGCCTGTGCGCCCCTGCATGGCCGCGACCCGCAGACCCTGATGAAAAACGCAGGCCTGGCCCTGCACAAGGCCAAGGCCAACGGCAAACATCAGGTCCAGGTATTTACCGAGGCCTTGAACGCCGAAGCCAGCTACAAGCTGTTCGTCGAGAACAACCTGCGCCGGGCCCTGACCCAGAACGAGCTGGACGTGTTCTACCAGCCCAAGTTGTGCCTGCGCAGCGGCCGCTTGCTGGGCCTGGAGGCGCTGCTGCGCTGGAACCACCCGGAGAAGGGCATGATCCGCCCCGACCAGTTCATCAGCGTGGCCGAAGAAACCGGCCTGATCATCCCGATCGGCAAATGGATCGCCCGCCAGGCCTGCCGCATGAGCCAGCGCCTGTGCAGCGAGGGCCTGGGCAACCTGCAAGTGGCAATCAACCTCTCGCCCAAGCAGTTCTCCGACCCGGACCTGGTGGCCTCGATCGCCAACATCCTCAAGGAAGAAGCCCTGCCGCCGCACCTGCTGGAGCTGGAGCTCACCGAAGGCCTGCTGCTCGAAGCCACCGAAGACACCCACCGCCAGCTCGACCAGCTCAAGCAACTGGGCCTGACCCTGGCCATGGACGACTTCGGCACCGGCTATTCCTCGCTCAGCTACCTGAAGAAGTTTCCGATCGACATCATCAAGATCGACCGCAGCTTCATCCATGAAATCCCGGACAACCAGGACGACATGGAGATCACCTCGGCGGTGGTGGCCATGGCTCACAACCTCAAGCTCAAGGTGGTCGCCGAAGGCATCGAGACAGCCGAGCAGCTGGCGTTCCTGCGGCGCCACCGCTGCGATGTGGGCCAGGGTTATCTGTTCGACAAGCCCATTGCGGGCAGCGAGCTGGTCGAGAAACTCAAGCGCTATCCGCGTGGCCCCAGCGCCTGA